One stretch of Thalassophryne amazonica chromosome 17, fThaAma1.1, whole genome shotgun sequence DNA includes these proteins:
- the LOC117529116 gene encoding serine/threonine-protein kinase Nek2-like encodes MSTRQHDRLLQEVALLKKFNHPNIVQCYDQFLNKNKKQVYIMMEYCESGDLSRLIEHAIKKGKSIKEEFILQVLVQLASALKHCHRRPDGSVVLHQDLKPENVFLQKNLTVKLGDFGLAEILPTKNDCSQSTAGTPLYMSPEKTNGKVYNEKSDIWSLGCLIYYLCALKHPFSDDGGKNLSDHINSGKFKRIPSCYSDKLDSLIRDMLQICVSHTFIYSAAISDISCPSSTEDLRSSAEDILSRCLQTEKAAEEKRSHSPDQPPADVRPKEEEVQKPPKRKRKLESDHSQKSKRRRKGNFYLPGVSA; translated from the exons ATGTCCACACGTCAACATGACAGGCTCCTCCAAGAGGTGGCGCTCTTGAAGAAGTTCAACCACCCAAACATTGTACAATGTTATGATCAGTTCTTAAACAAGAATAAGAAACAGGTCTACATTATGATGGAGTACTGTGAGAGTGGAGATCTGTCTCGCCTCATCGAACATGCCATCAAGAAAGG AAAGTCAATAAAAGAAGAATTCATTCTTCAGGTTTTGGTGCAACTTGCCTCAGCACTGAAGCACTGCCACAGACGTCCTGATGGGAGTGTTGTGCTGCACCAGGACCTGAAGCCAGAAAATGTTTTCCTCCAAAAGAACCTCACCGTCAAGCTCGGTGATTTTGGGCTGGCAGAGATCCTTCCCACCAAGAACGACTGTTCACAGTCAACAGCTGGGACTCCACTGTACATGTCTCCA GAAAAAACAAATGGCAAAGTTTACAACGAGAAGTCGGACATCTGGTCTCTGGGGTGTCTGATTTACTACCTGTGTGCCTTAAA GCATCCATTTAGTGATGATGGAGGAAAAAATCTCTCAGACCACATCAACAGTGGGAAGTTCAAAAGAATCCCGTCCTGCTATTCGGACAAGCTGGACTCCCTCATCAGGGACATGCTGCAAATCTGTGTGAGTCACACGTTCATCTACTCTGCTGCTATTTCAGACATTTCTTGTCCGTCCTCTACG GAGGACTTGAGGTCCTCAGCTGAGGACATCCTCAGCAGATGCCTGCAGACTGAGAAGGCTGCTGAGGAAAAAAGATCACACAGTCCTGATCAGCCGCCTGCAGACGTCAGGCCCAAAGAGGAGGAAGTCCAGAAACCTCCAAAGAGAAAACGGAAGCTGGAGTCTGACCACAGTCAAAAATCGAAGCGGAGGCGGAAAG